Proteins from one Ketobacter alkanivorans genomic window:
- a CDS encoding DinB family protein produces MMDAFITFARYNRKMNAQIYDVCAQLDQGQLEADRGAFFGSIYCTLNHIMIADLYWLQRVTKQPSPLVDSAGEPLRIQALDQILYEQLATLSHWRSIIDDRIVACVEALAQESADLSRTLDHRLMDGSVVQFTLNKALCHWFNHQTHHRGQVTTILSQLHIDFGVTDLLLMELD; encoded by the coding sequence ATGATGGATGCATTCATCACGTTTGCACGTTATAACCGCAAGATGAATGCACAGATCTATGATGTCTGCGCTCAGCTGGATCAAGGGCAGTTGGAGGCCGATCGGGGGGCTTTCTTTGGTTCTATTTACTGCACCTTGAACCACATTATGATTGCCGACCTGTATTGGCTGCAGCGAGTAACCAAGCAGCCTTCGCCCTTGGTTGACAGTGCGGGGGAGCCGCTGCGGATACAAGCCCTTGATCAGATTTTGTATGAGCAGCTGGCGACCCTGTCCCATTGGCGCAGCATAATAGATGACCGCATCGTGGCCTGTGTGGAGGCTCTGGCACAGGAGTCAGCAGACCTGTCCCGCACATTGGATCATCGCCTGATGGATGGCAGCGTGGTTCAATTTACGTTGAATAAAGCCCTTTGCCACTGGTTCAATCATCAGACCCACCATCGTGGTCAAGTGACCACGATATTAAGCCAATTACATATCGACTTTGGTGTGACGGATCTGTTGCTTATGGAATTGGATTAA
- a CDS encoding 16S rRNA (uracil(1498)-N(3))-methyltransferase, giving the protein MRTPRIFQNQPLLEGNTVQLDENGSRHLSKVLRMVEGDPVILFNGTGGEYHGQIAAVGNKSVAVELTFFNEADRASPVQIHLGQVMGKGDHMDYALQKAVELGVSEITPLFSQRCEVKLKGARLEKKLDQWRHLLISACEQCGMNIIPTINPPQPLLQWAEAVEADKKWILHTEDLPGNPFNAEAPSSLCFAVGPEGGFADEEVEQTKDLGFDCITLGPRVWRTETAPVVLLSLIQLSWGDFLL; this is encoded by the coding sequence ATGCGCACGCCTCGAATTTTTCAGAACCAGCCTTTGCTGGAAGGAAACACCGTTCAATTGGATGAGAACGGCAGCCGTCACCTTAGCAAAGTACTGCGCATGGTGGAAGGCGACCCGGTTATCCTGTTTAACGGTACCGGCGGCGAATACCACGGACAGATCGCGGCGGTGGGTAATAAATCTGTGGCGGTGGAACTCACATTCTTCAACGAAGCGGATCGGGCCTCCCCGGTTCAGATCCATCTGGGCCAGGTGATGGGCAAGGGTGATCACATGGATTACGCCCTGCAAAAAGCAGTGGAGCTTGGAGTGAGTGAGATCACCCCCCTATTCAGCCAGCGCTGTGAAGTGAAACTGAAAGGTGCGCGGCTGGAGAAAAAGCTGGATCAGTGGCGGCATCTACTGATCAGTGCCTGTGAACAGTGCGGCATGAATATTATTCCTACCATCAACCCCCCTCAGCCACTGCTGCAATGGGCAGAGGCGGTGGAAGCGGATAAAAAGTGGATTCTGCACACCGAAGATCTGCCCGGCAACCCATTTAACGCGGAGGCTCCTTCTAGCCTGTGCTTTGCGGTGGGGCCGGAAGGTGGCTTTGCCGACGAGGAGGTGGAACAGACCAAGGATCTGGGTTTTGACTGCATTACGCTGGGGCCGCGGGTGTGGCGCACCGAAACCGCACCGGTGGTTCTGCTGAGCCTGATTCAGCTCAGTTGGGGGGATTTTCTGCTGTAG